TTTCCTACATTGACAAAAAGATATCTACAGGCCTACAAGGGCACCCAAAAAAAACTTGAAATGTGCATTACCGTTGGATACTGGATAGGCGGCAACAGTGTCTCAGGCAGATCTTCTGGAAAGAATGGGTGCTCATCTGGGCTCTTGTATCTCCCAACCTACATAAGAAAGATCAGCATATGTATTTTCCAGGCAATGCCATGATCAATTATATTTCTAATTGCAAGGATGCTCCACCTTTGCATGTAGCTTTTCAGTTTCTCTAACCATGAATTCAACCAAAGAGCCACCAAATCCATCCACATGGAAAGAATCGCTATCATATGTATCAGCATTGTAACAATACTGTGCTCTCTCCAAGAGACCGAATATGATGCTGTCTTCTAGTCTAATCAACGAGGTTCTGATACTGTCCAAAGTCAGTATTTGACTTTGATCTATCCTCTGTTTCTCCACCCTAGAAGAAGTGCCATTAAGAAAAATTATTATCAGTTCCTTGCAGTATAACAAAAAACAATTTTGTGCAGAAGCATCATAGCTATAAGTCAGAGTTATCAGAACCAGGTCAATCCATTCATAGTGCTATAATTCAATGCTCTGCTCAAGGTTGCACTTGCACATACGTTTGCAGAAAGTCTCACCACAATTAGGTGAGCCTTAGTCACTAAGACAATACAAGCAGGCCTTAGTTATCAGAACTATAAGTCAAAGTTATCAGAACCAGGTTAATCCATTCATAGTGCTATAATTCAATGCTCTGCTCAAGGTCGCACTTGCACACACGTTTGCAGAAAGTCTCACCACAATTAGGTGAGCCTTAGTCACTAAGACATTACAGGCATGCCCTAGTCAAAGTTAATCATTCACCATTTTTTGGTCTTTCAGTATGACTTGAAGACATGTGGTCAAGTCATCAAATATTAATGAACTATTTTGGTGGAAGCAAAAAAGATGCTGAAATAATCTGCATCATTGCATGTTTAAACATAATTTGAAAAGTCAACAAGACACAAAAGAACAAACACAACTCCTGTAAGGCTACAATCCAGGTCACATGCTATGTTTCGAAGTTAACTCTTCCACCGACAAGAAGTTAGTGGTTGTAAGCAGAAGACACAACATAATCAACTATTCAACTATTTGCTATTGAGATCACGAGTCAAACTAGAGTACCTAAAAAAACTTGAGATAACTCAATCATTAACTTCATACCGAAGCAACGATGGACTTATATTTCGTAACTTAAATTATTGTAACTGAAAACAGCGCAACCAGACTTAGTATTACATAACTCAAATACTTGTAACTGAAAACATCGCAACCAATACCAGAATGGATACACCAAATCACCGGCCCCCAATACGAAAACATCCCTATCCGTAAGCAAAGCAAAAGAAACGGGGGAATCAATGTCGGTAAGCATAACATGAAGCCATACCTGGCCACCGGCGCGGAGTTGTTAGTTGCAGCGAACAGCGCCCGCGCCGGCCGCGACGACGCCTTCCTCCACGCCGATCCAAAGGCGACGCTGCTCCGGCCCTGCGCTCCCTGGCTCGTACCGTGCCAGGCTGCGGGCAACGCGGCCGTCTTCGACACCACCTTAAACTCCATGGCTGACCGCCCCCCGGCCCGCCGCTGCAGCCTGGAAAGTGGAATTGGGATCTTTGGATTTCAGAATCAGGCGTGCCGGGCTGGAAGGAAAGGGGCAGGGGAGGTGGGTGCGTGtgaaagagagagggagaggagcgagATGGTTGGGGGAGCGAAGTAGGTAGGACCGTAGGAGGGAGAGGCGGGAGGGTGAGGAGGGGGGCGGAGGCCCGGCGCGGTAGGTCGGCCTGACCTGAGGGTTCCTCTTTGAAGTGGTCATCCTAAGAAGTTTTTAGTGGAGGTGGGTGGCGTGAGGTTGGTCGCCAATAAACATTGTACGTGTCTGGTGAGGAAAAGATTCTATTTTTATTGAGAAGGGGTAGTCTCAAGTTTTTGGCCGAGGCGGGGTGGCGCGGGGTTGGTCGCCAATAAACATTGTACATGTCTGATGAGAAAAAGATTTCATTTTTATTGAGAAGGGGTAGTCCAAAGTTTTGGCCGAGGCGAGGTGGCGCGGGGTTGGTCGTGTCTGACAGGAAAAAGGTTCTCATTTTTTAGTTTTACATGATTATTACTCCTACATTGACATTGAATGTTAATTTGTATTTTTTTAAAGTAACTAAACTCTATTTGATTGTCACGCCGTTTATCTGctcaaatgaatgtatctagcattgaaatacgtctagatacatctagTTCAACGACAACTAATATGGATTCGAGGGAGCACTATTTACAATGCAGTTGGTAGTCTCGCCTTATTGGTTTAGTTTCGCCTCACCTCCCACATCACCCGACCTAGATTTTTTCCCGTCAAGGCTAAAAACCGATGTTCCGTCTCCTGTCTTATGTATTCCACTTCGTGTGCTGGTCCATCCTCCTGTCGAT
The Aegilops tauschii subsp. strangulata cultivar AL8/78 chromosome 3, Aet v6.0, whole genome shotgun sequence genome window above contains:
- the LOC109757561 gene encoding chorismate mutase 1, chloroplastic, encoding MEFKVVSKTAALPAAWHGTSQGAQGRSSVAFGSAWRKASSRPARALFAATNNSAPVARVEKQRIDQSQILTLDSIRTSLIRLEDSIIFGLLERAQYCYNADTYDSDSFHVDGFGGSLVEFMVRETEKLHAKVGRYKSPDEHPFFPEDLPETLLPPIQYPTVLHPIADSININKEIWKMYFDEVLPRLVKEGSDGNSGSSALCDTTCLQALSKRIHYGKFVAEAKFQESPEDYTPAIKAQDGAQLMQLLTYETVERAIEHRVETKAKIFGQEVNIGAEAKGMAPVYKIRPSLVAGLYSNRIMPLTKDVQVAYLLRRLD